The Amaranthus tricolor cultivar Red isolate AtriRed21 chromosome 2, ASM2621246v1, whole genome shotgun sequence genome contains the following window.
TGTTAAAGGCACCTTTCatagatcatcatcattctataCAACTACAAGTCAATTTcttctttttatatatttttttattagtcacATTGTGAGGCTCTTGAACAAACAAATCTCTTTCTAATTCTTAGTTTTCTGTCTTCTTATTACCACCGGATCTTATCTAATGTTAGGCTAGTGATTCCGTAATTCTCTCTGATTTCGTATGTTCTTTttaaatagaatttacgaatttagTGTCAAATTCTAactatgatttctcatcgatctataAAAAAGACATATTTATATGGAATCTTGTTATATTCATTTTGATgtatactttctaaatatcaacattttagaattttaaacactcacaattaaaattatttgattttaaaatttatattaggatctgtaaaaaaaataaatgaaaaaagcaTTTGAAAACAAAGAGAGTACTTTCTAAATTCCACCAAATTTGCCCCATTGACATTTGATTAGAAACCAAGAAAAAAAGACTTAGAAAAATATGTGAATAAGATGATAAAGAAAGTTAATTGTATGGATAAGAATTGAAAAATGATATGGATAATGGATATAATCCGATAAATCTGATTTCCGATTTTATAAAGGATCTTGCTAATGGACATTCTCAGAAGGCCAGAACGTTTGTTAGTAATTTAAAAAACTGGTCAAAAAGTAGTCAAGTCtgtgttcgctgttagtaacagcgaacaaaagcaGACATGTTCAAAGCAGGTCAAACCTTTTGTTctctattactaacagcgaacaaaggctTGACCTGCTTTGACCAGgttttttgttcgttgttagtaacagcgaacatatATGTTGACTTTTTTACCAAAGTCTTTGTTCGCTATcattaacaacgaacaaaccCTTGATATAAATTTCAGCACATACATTATTCGTTGTTGATAACAGTGAGTATATATCAAACCTAGCTTTGGAGGCAAACACGTTTATTTCGGGATTAAAATTTGCCCAAAGCTTGATTGTTGACTATTTTTGTTAAatagtcttatttttttcaaaattttcactAGACTCCACTAATATATTCTTTGATAGAATGAGCTgaaaactcaaaattaaaatatctatAAACGGACATATACTAAAATGgccatcatttctattttggttttactctacattttataacatttatattataatataatatgaacaccatttcttttaattcttgTTTATGTATATTCTTAATAATTATGCAATAGTATATTGTTGCAAACTCTTAGGTACGGCGCGAGCATTACAAAACCCCTAGGATTGTATTGGAAACAAAAACTCctaatttaaattgtaaattttaattacgaaattattaaggaaaaatttGTGAATGATAAAGTTTGacaagtcattctcaaattacatcttgtcattctcaaaaaaaattcttaactTCACCTACTTTTAAACATTGTCGGAATCGGCTTAAAtccaaaattaaatttcattaatttgtcaaacattaaattttaacaaattttagaTTTCTAAATGAAATTATCGATTTATTTCATTCTCAACGCAACTtattcagtttaaattttaaggtTAAAACATTCGATTACACCTAATTCCAAATGATATACAGACAGTAAGAGAATCCTCGTTTAATCTAATATTACACTAAAaacaaagttattaaaatcgAAATTCTACTTAGAATCGTTTAAAGAGATAGAATCGGATAGAATCGAATCGATAACGTTGAATCGTAGAATCATTCGATCCTATAAACTTAAATGTGTTAATATTTAGTGCCTagtattaattaatcattttaaaaatttaaacttgtaaataaaagttttttgagttattttctaagaattaaatgcaaaaacatacaataattgattttaaatgaaatatcgataaaaaattttattgtttttaaattatgattatgaatttttaaaagaaattagcaAAAGATAGTACATatcaaaaattaacaatatattGAGTCTAAATTTGCTAGATGAAATCgttaaatcatgaaatcataTTATAATTCTACCTCTAAAAATTTTGTTTCAATTAAAATCGTAAATTTCTACTAACTCTACGCTTTTACCTATGATCCGGATCGCTAGCTTGTTTTTGAATCGCAAAATCGTAAATTCCAAGATCAAAAtcgtgattttaataaccaGAGTAAATAGGTATTTACTTGAATTTGACAAATTAACTTATCTCACCTAAAATATCAAAGTAATTGgcgtaaaatatatatttataaaatagaagtatttcaAAAGAATCTTATCTATTAACTAAAGGCACAAACAAAAACGAATTACATGAACCGACTTCACATGTAAATTCTGGGcagcataaaagaaaataaaacccTAAGACTTCTTCGaataatttttactataaatTAACGCCATACAACTTGGAGAAAGATTTCCCCTCTTGtccaaaatatatatttatgacaTATCTTAAGGATGCTTATAAATCTCGCCTTAAACAAAAAACTATACCAACAAATTCCTGTACTCAACTTCAAAATCCAAGTAGCAAACATGCTTGCTCATGTATGCAAACAATCGATCAAACCAAATTGCCTAGGCAAAAACTGCTTAAAccccaaaaaatatttatcaatgaaaatgcataataataatgaaaaaaataataatgtgatGCTTTTCATCGTATGTAGAGAGTATACAGATATAGGGTAAAATATGATGAGACGTGAATGCAACACAAACTGGTGGACTGGAGAGTGATGGGCTTGAAAAACAATGCAGGACTCAAAATGGGAGGAAAACCAGAAAGACCGAAAAATGGGGGACAGactaaaagaagaaaaaaaatgtgtaaGAAATGCCTATGTTACGCCACTGGTgatcattttaacatttaaaactTGAATTGACCCTCTGTTGAAATCATCTTCGACTTCCCAAGATACATTGTACCATTGGGAGAAGACGGGAACCACCAGGCAATCAAGGGATAATTCTTTAAGTATAAGAGAGAGGATCATCGATCCAAAATCAGGGCACTGCCCTTTCAGCGTGAAATAATGCTCGGTATTGATAATTAAGACCCAAAGACGCACCCATCTCCATTATTCTTCAGCACTGAATATGAGGTTAAAACTTCCCAGAAGAGGCCCCTTGTAACTGTTTCGGACTATCCAAGACCTCCTTAAAAACCAAAAGCAAAAGGACTTGACCTGACCTGACCGACGGACCCATCGTGCAGATGCAAGAGTTAGCGACAACATGAAGGCTGACAACTTCAGTTGTCCGACTGGTGACGACCCGACGCTTGTAACTTGTGTATGCAATCCCAGACCCCCAGACCCAACTCAACACACCTGATGCATGCAGAGACttcaaaaaggaaaagaatataCCAAACAGGAGACCAAGCCTCAAATGGCAATCACTCGACTAATGGCCAGCTTGGCCCATTCAGCTGATTGTTTAATTGAATGGTCATCTGATGACAAGCATTCACGAAGCAAGTCCCTGCATGATGGAAACTGCTGAATTAAAGAACCTGCACTAGCTGCAAGTGTGTCTGCAAGGTCACCAAGGACTCCAATAGCAGTCTTCATGACAGCATCGTCcctataaaaagtaaaatttaattagcTACGAAACAAAATCAATTGCCCAAagctacaaaaaaataattggtTATGTAAAAACTTACATATCTTTCTCTTGGTAAATACTGTCAACGAATGAAAGGATATGGCGAGCATAGGGAAGTAAAAGCTGGGCTCTTGCAGTGTTCTTGAAGCCTTGAAGGATCCCTGAATATGCTTCCAAAATTCCATTACGCAAAAGATTGGTGTACTCAAGTATCTCATCGTCAACACCAGCTGTGTGAGCAGACAAGTCTGCAGCGCTTTGAAGCATTGGCATGGCATACACCAAATACTTCTCAAAATTCTCGCCTATTGCAAGTGCTATATCCCCAAAGCATGAGAAAATCGGAGGCTTTACTGATCGATGTAGCTGATTGCTTGACAAGTCCTTAAGGAGTTGTGTCATAATACCATCACAATAAGGCAGTATCTTATCCTCCAATGCCCTGCATAAATCTCCCACCACACCAACTGTGACAGCACAGACTTGGTATTCTTCAAAGTTTTGAAGACCCATTTCCAAATACTTATAAAACTCATTCATGTACTTTGCAAAATCCGGACCTGCGGCATAGGCAAGAGCACCAATTCCCAGCATAGCCTCTTCATGCACTGTAGCACTATTACAAGAAAAAACACCAAGGAAGAGTTGCATGATTTGATCAGCATACTGCATTAGCACAGTTCTGGTTGGCTCAGATGACCCcaatttttgaattataacctGTAGGCATCCACACAGGAGACCTTGCAGTTCACCCTGTTTCCCATCTGGTGAAATATTGTGCGACTCAAGCGTTTTCTGAAGCTCCATCATGATGACAGGAACTAGCTGCAAAACCAAGGGAACAGTATCATCTGTTGAGCACCTGACCACCTCATTTAATGTTTCATAAGCGGCAATTCGCAAGCGTGCCTCCCCAGCATCTTCCCTGTGTGTAACGGTAAGAAGGGACTGAACAATCTCTTGAAAGTATGGAGTCAAGGGTGAAGAAGAGCTAGCATCCTCATAGCCTTGTGCAAGGAAATAGAGAGCCCCACAGGCCTTTTCAGCAACATTAGGTGTATCCTTCATGGCCTCCAATAAAACTGTAATAATATGCTGGCAGTTTGTATTTGTGATAATTTCAGTCTCCATAAGTGATCcatgaagaaattcaaaaattcTACCAAGAGTCCAAGCTGTGGTGTCTTTGACATGACTGTTAGGATCTTTTGTCAGCGCAACGAGCATAAAGTTCAAAGCAATATTGATAATTGCTGTCAACTTTTCAGGGCAAGGGCCCTCCAAAATTGAACCAAATGCATAGGTGGCAGCCTCTCTCTGCCTCCAATCTGGCTTTGTGATATTCTCTTCAATAAATGGCATCACAAGAGGCACAATATCATCTCCCACAGTTCGTGCAACAAGCCCAAGGCAAGTACCCCCTGCCATAGCAATATTCCAAGCTCCCTCATCCTGATCTTGCTCCTCCTCTTGCTTGAGGAGTGTCTCCAGCAACAAAGGTACCAATGCAGGGAGAGCCTgcttaataaaataaaagcaaGGAATCTCAGAGTCACCCGTAAAATCACCTCCGTATTCTTCAAGAATATCGATCTCCTCGTCACAGATTGAGCTCCAAAACTCAACGGCTTGAAGAGCAACTGGCTCTTCATCTTCTCTCACAGCTTTTGCAGTTATATTGAAGATGTCCTGCATGTAAGGAGCTAGCTTCTCATAGTAAGTAGAAGAAATAGCAACCAGACATTCAAAAGCTGCCTGCCGTATCTTCAAATCAGGAGATAATGTTGCCTCACAGACAACTCTCATAATATAATCTCTCTCCatatcattattaaaattagCCTGAGCAAAGCCTAAAGCATTATATAATGCATATGTAGCAGCAAGCCTAACTTCATTGTTCGTTTCATTGGCATTCATACCCTGAACAACTGCAGTGAGGATTTTATTTACTTGATCCTGGTCTACTACATCTGGAGATACCTCCTCGCACATATATCCAAGCGTCTCCAAAGTTGCTTGCTTGACATGAGGAGGAAGTTGGTGAATATTTCCCAGCAATGATCCAATCAGCTCCGGCCACTGTTTTTGGGGTAACTCAATACCAGCGACCTTAGCAATAACTTGAGATGTAGTTGAACGAGCATCATGAACAGGCGAAGCAAGGGACTGTAACAAGCATGCCTTAATCTGATTCTTTAATCCCGCATCTAAAGACATCCATTTCTGTACAAGCTCATACTTCCTATGTGAATCCTTTGCATCCACTGCATTTTTAAGAACAAGCCCAGCCAACTTCCTTGATTCAGCTGGCTTCTCTTCATTGGCTAGCTCTCCAGCTAACGATAGCAAGAAGCTCGGATAATTCTGTTCCTGAAAAGTATTCAGACCATCTTCGGCTTGCTTTCGGATATCTGCCTCAACTGATTGAGCATTTAAAAGTACCTGGGTGATTTCCATCACCATAAAATATCTGCACATAATTTTTTAAGTCAAATCATATTCATGCATGCATATACTTTATAACAGCGAAAGCACCGAAGCCATTAATATAACTGAAATTCAGTCTCAATGtaaaaaaagagagaatatTACCACTACGCTCTTCAACACACCTTGATCAACTAGAAATAATCAACGCAGAAGATTCTACATATTAACAAGTTTAAAGTGACGTCTAATAAAAGGCTGGCTAAGGGAAGAGTATACCAACTAGCAGAAACAAGCAGTGTACAAATTATTCATTACTATCCAGATATCATGACCAGTTAATGGATCATTGATACATCTATGAAACGAGAATATAGCCATGTTTGAACTTCACCGACTAGTAGGAGCGATTCTGGGGAAGGTCAACGTTTGCAACATATCACATACATGATCCCCGGGCCAGAGTGCAATTTTTAATCTTTGTATTCGACTAAAGAAATACTTGAACTTCAAATTCCAGAACTTTGCAAATCAAATGCTCGTATTAACCTAGCAACTTGGACTACTTAGGACGTGAGAGTAGAAATCGAAATTACATCATAACTAAGCAAAATGTCATCCTTTTCAAAATCTAACGAAATAAAGTAATATGATAATCAACATTTCTCTAAACCCTAGCAATGCGCATTAGATTAAGAAAATCGAATTCAAATTTTTGAATAGCAATTGAAGCTAGATCTAACCTAACAAAGAAATAAACAACTTCAATTTAATAAAAGAGTATAAAAAATTCATATCCAAATAATTCCATCAAAACAAATCCGAACCAGCAAGTACACTCGATGATCAACGAATCGATAAACTTCTTGGATCGCTacagaaaattaacaaaaatcaatAGAAGTGGAAAAAAATAGTGTAAATTAAAACGGATCAATTAAACCGAACAGAaagcaaattcaaaatcaaaaatcaaaacttgCAAGTTAGACCAACAAATTGAGCGAATGTATcatttagaatcaaaaattaagtaattagaAGTATGAAATTACCTGAGATTTCAATAGGATTGAATAGAGAGCAAGCGATAGAGAATAATCACTTATCAGTCACCGATCCTATGAAAAAAATTTTCCCCAAAAACGGCGCTTTTGAAACCCTAGGAGAGAGAGAAACAAGAGAGGGAAGACAGAGAAACGCAGGTTGTAAAACAGCTGAAACcaaaagttttttatttacgtaaaaCACATTAATAATCCTGGTAATTATTAATCaattaacatttatttatttgtaagTTCTAACAAATACTCCTTTATTTATTTCATCATAATGTGATTGctagtaaaatttaattttagttatcCGTTTGTTtagcataaaaaaaaattatattttttacttttattaatttttaggaatttttaatcataaaggagtgagtataattatttaattgtgTAAGAAATTATTTAGATTTcttattgtttaagtttttgttgttAAACAACAAAACTCAAAATCTAGAAGTAGTATGAAAACAAATAACGTCTATGTGTTCCTAACTACAACGACTGATGTTTTAAAGTTTTGATTTCGAATACATAATTTAGAGTTTTAGACAATAGCAACAACAATATTACCAAAACCTTTTAATGTTATATACTTCATATAATAagtaaaattagaaatatttatttaacttaGGTTGAATGGCATTATTTTATAAgggtattaatattaatttattataatttataagtacgcataattaaatatattaataataaaatagagCAATTAAATTGGATATTTAGGTTGAATAGGAGGTATCATTACTTTTTATGTTTTAGTCTCATTAATTACctcgtatttttttttaaaaggataTGATGTCCTACCTTTTTCAGACTTTGATCTTATCTTTATGAGCAAGATGTATGGGATATCATGAGGTGgataaatatataatcaaattttttatggGAAAGTTTATTTGATAATgttgagtttttgacttttccAAGTGGGATACAATAAATCCATTTGGTGACCCTGAACTTCTAACTATTATATGTGGTAAATAACTtgttaaatttttggttaaattaagtactcatTTTGACTGAATTACGAAATATGTGGAAATTACAGTGATCGTAATTTGAAAAAATAGcgtaaagttttaaaaaaaaacacctccCTTTGACTATCATGTGAATAAGTTGGAAGCCTAAGGTCACtggattaaaaaaatgtttgtctACTACGTGGAATAgcctataatttaaaattaccacgtgatatttctaatttttattaataactaaaaatatgcaagtatgattaaaatttaaaaatataaccaTAGGCGAAATGATGCTTTGTTGGAATCTCTCGTTGTTGGAATCTTTTTATGGGTGTTTTTTAGATTTGAGGGTTGTTTGGTCGCATTCTTTTTTTGGGTATATTGTCATTATTCATCACTATATattcattataatttttatgagctgaatatactaaatataatattgataattaaaaGTATAACCATTAATAGAGAGGATGAACAAAGAAGGCCATGGCTGGGAAATTATGTACTTTAAGATTAGGAATAAATGTGAGAGTTCTAATTTATTGATAGATCTGATTGAGAAGATCAGAACCGTTGATTGGAGAAGATAGGTCCCACAATTTTTTGTATGTTTTCTGAtataaatcaattaaataatacttcaataaataataatatggaAAATTACAAAAGGAAAGGTGTTAATAATTGGAGACAGTTCAGCAAATACTTTGTATATAGTGATGTTTTAGTTGGTTAGTTATGCTTTTGCcatcatttgaatattttttcatGCCAAATGATGTAAGATTTTGTAATGGAACCAAATTTTATGCTATCttcatcacttttttttttttaaaaaaagtaatgaTTTCTTCATCACTAGTATTTATTATACAATGGATATTGAACTTGAGTCATAAAacctactccctccgttcttttttatctttcactTTGGATTTTCCACGTATATTAAAGAAGATAGAATTTTTGAATTATAGtggatattattatttttattaaatagtattgtaaaataatgattgtattgaaagtatgagagagaaaataattattaataaaagaaaaggggtacattaaaagaaaatggggttttaaggggtaaaagtgggataaaaactttctaaaagtagaaactattctaaagtggaagaacttttgaaactacccgttatagtaatgtgaaagatcaaaaaagaacggagggagtattttatttgtcttattttctttcaaagaaatcatttataaatcataaataaGTGGTTATGAATGAATTATAttgattaaatataattttttatttaattgaaatatttacattgcatttaaaataaataaattgaactAAATTTAGTCAAATGTGAGTGATTGATAGTCCTAATGATGTAGCACCATACGTATAAGTCATGTGATACACATTTAGGACTTTAAACACACGTTAGGATTGAGATGATTTAGATTTTGGGAACGTGTTTGTAGGGTTTGTAGGGTTTGTATTCaagttttacaaaaaaaatagaaacatAAAATTACTACTTAATCCCATAGTGCCAAGTACTTAACATTAGTAGTATACAAATAGCTAAAATGAACAACATCTACACTCACAATCTCAAAAGAGTAAAGCTTATAAGACAAGTAATCACCAAATGTCTCAAGTGTTCCCTACATAATTCGATTGTTCCATTCCACATGTCCAAATGAgattatagttttttaataatattttattcattaATAAAGAGCCATACCACATCTgtattaaacataaaaattaataagtaCGTAACAActttaaccaaatataattcaaaattaacaagaCTACGATGGTTGTATATGAGATCTGACAATTCTGAATATCCTCTTCCACATCGTTGTTTAATACAACCTTTTATGAGGGGGTCTTTCGATCTGTTGCAGTTCTTGAGATAGAATTAAAATTGATGTAGTTGatggtaattgcaattttggTGTCTCCTGCATTATCGCATTAATCTCTATcaacaaatcaactaaaaacCAAAATTCATAACTCCAAACTCTCACGAGAAGAAAGATCAAAATCCAATATATAGGTAGAATTAACTTAATGTATGGGTAGAACAACTCTCCTGTAGGCATAGGTGAAGCCACATGGGGGGCTAGGCCTTGCCGGAAACGCGAACCTTTGTAATTTTAGCTTTGGCCACCCTTGCTAATATGATGTATAGTTTAAAGAAtgtaaatatataacaaatattacTATAGCTCAATGGTTGAAGTAACACATTTGAAATCTAAGATTAAGGGATCTAACCTTaatttaaactattattttttatagactaataaatttatatcataatgtcattattatttatctttcatATTTTCACATTCATCCTTTTTAATgtgtgtttttatttttgtaatcttAATTTTGATAGTGTTTTTTTTTGGAGACTTACAAGGCAAATATATGGAGTCAAAAactcttaatttttttgaaaaggaTAATTATTGGGAAGTTTCAACTTCATTTGCTAAATATAATGTTTGCAATGATTCATGTTCATTTCgtatatatgattttaaaatttccaTAGCTTAACTAGTTTTAATTAGAGTTGTTCATTCAAGTTATCGCGTTGATTTCGGGTTAGCTGTTTCGGTCGGTTTGAAAATGgattttgtgtccatattgtttttaaataattataaatcatttttaaagtcgAGTCAAACCGGTTTGGTTATAATTTTGGGTCATCATGTCTATTTTGAACCCCTCTAATTTTTATATGGTAAATAATTTACTTATATAACGATAATTTGATCCCcctaaaaaggttttgttgtaTTATACTCGTTATATTTTAGCTTTTATGCAATCTAATgtcattttgatgatttatacCTTAAACTTTgcttaactaaaaatttaaaaaattttatatattaaaagtatacgattaaacgattcaaataagattccccttgactatattttttcctaCATATTTACtgcaatataatataaaataagcttgaaatattaataatatgactaagtctaatgtagcgagtattttaaAATGGACGTAGTACCATATATTTAGGCTTAATCAAAATGCATCATGATCATagtcatcatcttccaaatctCCTACATAAACACTCTTGTAGAATTTATCTTCACTTTTTATCATGGTTATCATCAACCTGCAtgatttatttcaaattattaaaagaatattAATTAGAGGGCatatttgttataattataatcGATTTTTTACTTGACTAGAAAATAATAAGTATTCATATCTCAAATTAATTACCTCATTCATCAAATAAATTGCATATATAATATGAAGCATGATCTTAGTACTCCTGGAAAAAGATAAACCTATAATTAGGACACATAAATAATGACTCACATtacgattattattatattaatactaGTATAGACGTGCAATATTTAATACTATGGAATAagtaaaaaataacttaatgcaagtatatatattatcgtgattaaattcattgaatatataattttt
Protein-coding sequences here:
- the LOC130805827 gene encoding importin subunit beta-1-like; translation: MVMEITQVLLNAQSVEADIRKQAEDGLNTFQEQNYPSFLLSLAGELANEEKPAESRKLAGLVLKNAVDAKDSHRKYELVQKWMSLDAGLKNQIKACLLQSLASPVHDARSTTSQVIAKVAGIELPQKQWPELIGSLLGNIHQLPPHVKQATLETLGYMCEEVSPDVVDQDQVNKILTAVVQGMNANETNNEVRLAATYALYNALGFAQANFNNDMERDYIMRVVCEATLSPDLKIRQAAFECLVAISSTYYEKLAPYMQDIFNITAKAVREDEEPVALQAVEFWSSICDEEIDILEEYGGDFTGDSEIPCFYFIKQALPALVPLLLETLLKQEEEQDQDEGAWNIAMAGGTCLGLVARTVGDDIVPLVMPFIEENITKPDWRQREAATYAFGSILEGPCPEKLTAIINIALNFMLVALTKDPNSHVKDTTAWTLGRIFEFLHGSLMETEIITNTNCQHIITVLLEAMKDTPNVAEKACGALYFLAQGYEDASSSSPLTPYFQEIVQSLLTVTHREDAGEARLRIAAYETLNEVVRCSTDDTVPLVLQLVPVIMMELQKTLESHNISPDGKQGELQGLLCGCLQVIIQKLGSSEPTRTVLMQYADQIMQLFLGVFSCNSATVHEEAMLGIGALAYAAGPDFAKYMNEFYKYLEMGLQNFEEYQVCAVTVGVVGDLCRALEDKILPYCDGIMTQLLKDLSSNQLHRSVKPPIFSCFGDIALAIGENFEKYLVYAMPMLQSAADLSAHTAGVDDEILEYTNLLRNGILEAYSGILQGFKNTARAQLLLPYARHILSFVDSIYQEKDMDDAVMKTAIGVLGDLADTLAASAGSLIQQFPSCRDLLRECLSSDDHSIKQSAEWAKLAISRVIAI